Genomic DNA from Arthrobacter sp. B1I2:
CCGCGAAGCTGCCGAGGCAGTGGCTGTGATCCTCAGCCTCTTCGCGCCTTACACGGCTGAGGACATGTGGAACCTGCTGGGCCATCCGGCGTCGGTGGCCAACGCAGGCTGGCCCACCCATGATCCCGCGCTCCTGGTCCAGGACACCGTCACCGCCGTTGTCCAGGTGCAGGGCAAGGTCCGCGACCGGCTGGAGGTGTCCCCGGACGTCTCCGAGGATCAGCTCCGCGAGCTGGCGCTGGCGTCGGAGAACGTCCAGCGTGCCCTTGACGGCCGCGGCATCCGGACAGTCATCGTCCGTGCCCCTAAGCTGGTCAACATCGTTCCGGCATAATTGCTGCACCCGCACTAACCCCACCGGCCGTCGGAAATTTTCCGGCGGCCGGTGGTGGCTGAGCCGGACACCCGTCCCCTGGAGGCCCCTTGCCTGACAGTAATGCCGCCGCCTGGCCATGGGTCCGTGCGCGGCTGTCCGGGCTCCGTCACACGGCCCGGCCGGGGACCGGGCGGCCGGGCGGGAGCCCCCTGGTGCGCACCGCCGTCGTCACCGACTCCGCAGCTGCCCTGCCCGCGGACTATTCGGGCAGGCTTGCGCAGGGTGGCATCCTTACCGTGACTCCCATGCCCGTCATGGTGGGCGCGGAAATCTATGGCGAGGGCGAGGACGACATCCTGGACACCGTCGCCGTGGCCATGGCCGCGGGAAAGGCGGTCAAAACATCCCGGCCCTCACCTGGCCAGTTCGAGCAGGCTTACCGCGCTGCCGAACTGCGCGGATTCGAGGGGATCGTTTCGGTCCATATCTCCGGTGGTCTTTCGGGCACCGCTGACGCCGCCCGGCTGGCTGCCGCCAGGGTGGGAATCCCGGTGGAAGTGGTGGACACGGGAACAGTCGGCATGGCGCAGGGAATGGCGGTGCAGGCCGCGGTGCAGGCAGCCGCGGCCGGTGCCGGGCCTGCGCCGGTGGCTGCTGCGGCAGCGGCCCAGGCAGCGCGCACCAAGGTCTTCTTTTACGTCCCCAGCCTCGAACAGTTGCGGCGCGGGGGACGGATCGGCGCCGCCGCATCGCTGCTGGGCACCATGTTTGCCATCAAGCCCATCCTGGCGGTCGACGGCGGCAGGATCGTCCCCCTGGAGAAGGTGCGGTCGGGGGCCAGGGCTGTGGCGCGCCTTGAGGAAATCGTGGCGGCAGAAGCGGCGGCGCGTCCGGGTGATTCCGTACGCCTGGCCGTCCATCATTTTGGGAACCCGGAAGAGGCGGAGAGTCTGGCAGCCAGGCTGGAAGCGGCGCTTCCCGAATGTCCTCCCGCCCAGATCAGTTCCCTTCCGGCGGTCCTGGCCGCGCACGCGGGCCTTGGTGTCCTTGCGGTGATTGTAGGCAGGACGGCCAGCGGCCCGGAGCCGGGCGGGCCTGAGGCCGGCGCACACCTTTCCACATAGGGGCTTTGGCGGCTGCCGGGTAGAGGTCCGTGTTCATAGGGTGGAGCTATGTCACGCCGGGATGCTGGAGCAGCAGGTCAGCGGGCACGCCATGTGAGGGCCAGGCTCCAGGCGACCCTGGGGGAGGCCACTCCCGGGCTCCTGGAGGATGGCCCCGGCCTTGACGGTCTTGAGTACCGCGGTTCCGGGGACGTGGCAGAAGCTGGCGGGGGCGGCGGAGCTGAAACCGGCAGCGGCTCCGGGGGAGGTACCGGTGGGGCGCCTTCGCTCCGGTGGCGGGTGGGGTTCCGCGTCGCCGTGCTGCTGGCCGCCCTGGCAGTGGCGGCCGGGGCGTGGTTCTGGTGGCAGGCCGCCGCGGCGGCGCCCGAGGTCCTTCCGCTGGGTGGAGTCAGTTCCCGCGGCGCACCAGGGGCGGACGGGGACATTGCCGCCGACCGGGGCGGTGCGGCCACATCACCTGAGCCCGGCGATGGGCAGGATGGGTCTGGGCCTGCCGGCCGGGTAGTGGTGCACGTTGCCGGGGCCGTGGCCAGGCCCGGTGTTATCCGGCTCCAGCGGGGCAGCCGGGTCGACGATGCCATCGCTGCCGCAGGCGGCGCAACCGCGGATGCCGACGTCAACCGGCTCAACCTTGCACTCGTTGTGGAGGACGGGCAGAAGATCTATGTCCCGCAACGTGGGGAGCCGGTGTCCTCCTCGTCCGATGCCGCCGTTCCGGATGGCTCCGGCACAGGTGCGGCCGACGCTGCCGGAGGAAAGATCAACCTCAATACCGCGGACGCTGCCGCCCTGGACACGCTGCCAAAGGTCGGTCCTGTGCTGGCGCAGCGGATCGTGGATTGGCGAAAGGATCACGGTCCCTTCAAGAGCGTCGAAGAGCTGGACGCGGTGGATGGTGTTGGGCCGAAAATGCTTGAAGCCTTGCTGCCACTGGTGACGGTCTAAGACGGCCATGGCAGCGAACCCGGGCAGACGCCACAGTCCTTGGAGCCGGTTCGTCGAATCCGCGGTACGGGGCCGGGACGCGGAGCCACCGGGCGTGCCGGGTTCAGGCATCAGGACACCTTCAGGCGGAAGGGAACCTGCATGGTGCTGGGCGCAGGGCGTAGACCATGTCCGCAGGCGGATGGCGGACAACGGCAAGGCCCACCAAGAAGCGGATTCCAGTCCCGCGGGGCCACGGCGACGCCTGGATCTCCGCCTTGCCCTTCCTGCAGCCCTCGTATGG
This window encodes:
- a CDS encoding DegV family protein is translated as MPDSNAAAWPWVRARLSGLRHTARPGTGRPGGSPLVRTAVVTDSAAALPADYSGRLAQGGILTVTPMPVMVGAEIYGEGEDDILDTVAVAMAAGKAVKTSRPSPGQFEQAYRAAELRGFEGIVSVHISGGLSGTADAARLAAARVGIPVEVVDTGTVGMAQGMAVQAAVQAAAAGAGPAPVAAAAAAQAARTKVFFYVPSLEQLRRGGRIGAAASLLGTMFAIKPILAVDGGRIVPLEKVRSGARAVARLEEIVAAEAAARPGDSVRLAVHHFGNPEEAESLAARLEAALPECPPAQISSLPAVLAAHAGLGVLAVIVGRTASGPEPGGPEAGAHLST
- a CDS encoding ComEA family DNA-binding protein; protein product: MSRRDAGAAGQRARHVRARLQATLGEATPGLLEDGPGLDGLEYRGSGDVAEAGGGGGAETGSGSGGGTGGAPSLRWRVGFRVAVLLAALAVAAGAWFWWQAAAAAPEVLPLGGVSSRGAPGADGDIAADRGGAATSPEPGDGQDGSGPAGRVVVHVAGAVARPGVIRLQRGSRVDDAIAAAGGATADADVNRLNLALVVEDGQKIYVPQRGEPVSSSSDAAVPDGSGTGAADAAGGKINLNTADAAALDTLPKVGPVLAQRIVDWRKDHGPFKSVEELDAVDGVGPKMLEALLPLVTV